ACAGTGATATGAAAGTAAGTTTGTAAACAGCAGCAATATAAATGGGCTACTGCACTTCTGTGATTGTGATTTTCAAGGTGAATGTGAACACCACGTCTTTGTTTCTGCCTCAGAATTTTTCAAGTTTTCAGAACATACAAGGACGAATCAGATGGGGCAGATCCAGTCCCCCGGCTTCCCCAACAAACCTTATCCCCCCAACACCTTCATGCAGTGGCAGCTGAGAGCAGACCCCAACTACTACATCAAGCTGGATTTTGATACGATGAATCTCGAAGAGAACTGCAAAAACGACTTTGTCAAAATCTACGACTCACTGGTGGCCATTGAGAGCCGAGTTATGGAAGAGTGAGTTTTCTTTACTTCTCTAAGCAGATAAATAGCTGCACTCCTTTTTCCATACAGTGGCATcttgtgcatgtttttagatTTGAATGGAGGGATCTATATCTTGTATGTAAGGCCCTCTGCTGGCCAGTTGCTGTGCTTCTGATGGATCCTTTTCTTGCACACAAACCTCCATTTGCAGCattatatttgttttggttgagCTTCACGCGAGAATAATAGTATTTGCAAAATTAAAGTTTAGTCTAAATCTTGGAGCTATTCAGATGAATATTTGAGAATGTCATTACTCTTTCCAAATTGAAAAACAACATGCAGACCTGGTTGTTGACACAAACAAGTAAACTTAATTTGGTTGTTGTGAGTTGAATTGCTCACAGATTTAGACTAAAACTATCATATTGTGTACTATTATTCTAGCATGAGGCCTCTAAAGGGAGAACTTTCCTTAGTGGCATTCTTGCACAGGagatataaaatgtcaaatgtatCACTGTGTTCTCTCAGGACAGTAGTGGATAAGGATATTTTTTAGCTATTAAACTTAATCCATATCAAAGGAGCCATCTTTgtaagactgtaaaatgatgtaCTTTGTCTGTGCCAACAGTAAAAATCTAAAGTTCACTGAGAACTGAATTAGTTACCAACAGGAAAAACCTCAGAAACAACATTTGCACGAGTATTTCCATTGGTGTTTGAGCCAAAAAATGTTGCTCTGGAAGGAATTAATTTACAGTGAACATGCAGTTTAAACCAAATGAATTATAACCATTACATCAGTGAACAGTGCATATCAGACGTTTATTTTGCTTGCTTTTTTCTTCTGCAGGATGTGCGGGTACTACTCCCCTAGTGAACCGTTGACCTTTCTGTCTTCTGGCAACGTCATGCTGGTGACGATGGCCTCCAACGATAAGTTGAACTTCCCAGGATTCAGAGCAAGAGTGACACAAGTCAAACGTGGAAGTAAAGGTATGAAATAATGGAGTCCTGATTGATGTCTACTTGAGCTGCACCAAAAATGTTTATGCAAATATTGCTAAAACcaacacacatttttaacagGTACGACCTGCGGTGGACAACTGACGGGTGAAACAGGCAACTTCTCTTCTCCCAACTTCCCAAACTATTATCCTCCTCGAACTTCATGCCAGTGGACGATCCAGGTGAGATGTCGCCACTTAATCATTGTGTTACACAGCCATATCATATGTCTCTATTTGTTTCTgttccaatccaatccactttatttaaatagcacGTTTATAGCAAACACAGGGttttcaaagtgctgcacaaaaacacaataaatagataacacattAAAagctcaataaaaaatataagtagacaataaaaccataaaatagaataagataaaatagaataaaaaatagaataaaataaataaaatgcactgcacgcacaaaataaaatatgcatgtatatacataaaatcatcataaaaaagtcataaaatcaacactctacgtggtgttaaaagccaacgataagaggtgggttttaagaagagatttaaaatgataccgtgtttgtttgtttgtttctatttagatccccattagcttttgcaaagcagcagctattcttcctggggtcatatttcagtgtgacaaatacaatgtaggAATACAAAGAATGATAACAGACATGACATGCATTATATGAATGcataacatgaaacaaaaataacacagaCAATACgtaattacatttcacataaaaacaGTGTTCAGTTTGGTTTTGCACTTCAGCAGGTCACATACAGTATCCTTATGTTTTTACTCCTCTCTGTCAATCATTAAGGTCCCTGCTAATAAGGCTGTGAAGGTGACATTCAGAAAGTTCTTCTTGTCTGAGCCGGGGCAGGAAAACCGTAAAGACTGTCGCAAAGACTATGTGGAGGTCAACGGAAAGAAGTGAGTCAATGCTTGTATTTGAAAAACCGCATAGTAATTGCATAACAAAGCAGACATGTAACTACTTGTCCATCTCATCCTCAGACTGTGCGGAGACCAGCTAGATGGGCCACAGACAGAAACCAGCAAAGACAACAGAATGAACGTGATGTTTTACTCCGATGCCTCGTATGTGGACCGAGGATTCGATGCGTGGTACGAAGCCATCGATGTCAAGGACCGTAAGTAACTCAGTTTCTCCCTGTTAgtgattatttatatattatatatatatatatatatatatatatatatatatatatatactttatttaaccaggtaaaagtctcattgagattttaaaaaatctctttcccAAGAGAgagctggccaagaaagcagcatacaaagagacaagttaaaacatttaaacacagttatcataaacaattaaatacaagtccagcatcacaacaacactgaaggagcctcagtagagacttataaggagcagtcacaccgaccaagggaagagatttctttatcctttagaatctatttaaattcaccgattgtgatcaattcagacaatttcaattccttttgcagattgttacatgataaaggggcgtaactaaacgctttcttacctaactcagttctcactcttggctccAGCATCTTTACAATAATTTGCGACCGTAGACCATGTTTAGTTTTGTGTCGTCACCCAAGAATACATATTGAAATAAGGCAAGTTTATCTCACACTTAACCTGTCATCCACAGCTTGTCCAAAGCAGTTCCAGTGCAGAAACCAGCGCTGCATTAAGATGAACCTAAAGTGTGATGGCTGGAATGACTGTGGAGACATGAGTGATGAACTTAATTGCAGTAAGTACTTCATACTTTTATGCTCACAAAGAGTAGTCATAGTAAGTAGTGCAATTATTCTAGCATACAAAGTGAGTTTAACTGTGTTTTCCTGCAGAATGCGATGCAAAACGGCATATCAGTTGTAAAAACGGGTTTTGTAAGCCCAACTTCTGGAAATGTGACGGCGTAGATGACTGTGGAGACCGCACAGATGAGGAGAACTGTGGTAAGACCTGTTGCCACTGATGGATTTTACATGAGCCCTGAGAGGCTTTCAGACAGTTTTCTCattcctctgtgtcttttgttttctaaGGTGGATGCAAGTCTGGAGAAATAACATGTAAGAATAGCAAATGTGTTTCcgagaagaagaaatgtgacgGCAGAGATGACTGTGGGGATGGGTCAGATGAGCTCGACTGTGCAAGAAGTACGACTCCTCttctaaaatgcaaaaaatgtcatttttttcaaattgccACTAGAGTAAAGTGCATGATTTCTGTGCTGACTGAGTTATTAAGCTTTTAAGTGGATTATTTACCCCTTTGGTTGCTCTTTAACCCCATGTCCTGCAGCATGATGCTGTGCTAAGCAAAAAAAGGAATGGATACATCTTCTTTCCACCAAATTTCAGGCATACAGAGTTGTCAACTGATATGTGAACCTAGTGAAGCTTTTAACAGCTGAAGAGACATATttttctcaggagttggtggagaccaaagtAGAGCTAAAAGTAGAGTGTATAGTTACTGACAGTCATCAGGTGGATACAAccagaaattaaaaatgaatcttAATGTTCCTTGAtgcatgccttttttttagctTGTTGCAGAGTTGTAATTGttcttccctctctccctctttctgcaGCGACTGCTACGCGCTGCACTGATCTCACatatagatgtaaaaacaataaatgcatcagtaaagtgaacccagaatgtgacgGGAACCAGGATTGTGAAGATGGATCTGACGAGTTGAACTGTGGTATGTCACAATCAAATCCACAGTGGTTGCATGCAAAAACTAGTTTTTATTGGCATCTGCATTGTTTCAGTTACAGTTACATGACTAAACAGATGAGAACTTCCACCCACACTgctaaaaaggtgtgtctaaaaacaagataaaaacactaaatctgagggaaatgatcttgctgcatgaacagataatttcacttgacaagatttcttaaattaagattattaaatctagaaataagcatgttgaagacttaaaataagaaatgaacgcttaaaaaaagataaattatctaacacttctaaatctaaggtttttttttttttaatcttggtaagaagcaaataatttgcagttcactctgctcaggccagttcatcgctgcttgcagctttaatttatcttgttttaagagttaatttcttattttaatcgtacagcatgcttatttctagatttaataatcttaattttaaaattcttgtcaagttaaatttTCTGTCCatacagcaagatcatttccctcagatttagtgtttttatcaccccttttttgcagtccaCTCCCGTTAATAACAACAACTAGTGGCAACAAGCTGTGCCTtatgattaaccctctggagtctggggctattttggccgtttttgaatccttttcattctgcctgtatataacacttaaaaccatgtttaccatgtcatgttggtatctttttttcatcagcacaacctcatctTTATGACttgatgattattttttcactttgacttattggatcaacattttgaacccaaagaaacacaacaaaatgttgcaaatatggacacaagttgcatataagaggtaaaatgaggataacatctagttctatatttttatactaaatatatttgaccttatctccgattttacttggcctatcatcatcatcaaacaaaaactgacatggagttttaagccagtattttagagggaagttgatggcaggaaaacacactgcttcgtttttacgtcatgacatcatgaagaagtcatatgATTTGATAATGTTGGCGTGATTGGTGACTCCAAAGGCTTTATTTTGCAGACTGCGGAAGGAGTATGTTCAAGACGTCACGTATTGTGGGCGGTCAGGATGCAGAAGATGGGGAGTTCCCCTGGCAGGTCAGCCTCCATGTCAAAAACTACGGTCACGTGTGTGGAGCATCTCTCATCAGTCCACGCTGGCTCGTCACTGCTGCCCACTGTGTGCAAAGTGACGGCAGGACAAGGTATCATCTTACTTTATGTGTTATGTTCTCACTGGCTACTagaaatctttatttttctgcATAATGTGACAAATCATGGCCCATGCTTGCAGCTATTTCTGAATAAGTAAGGTGAAGAGATCTAATTGCTTTTTAGATGTCTGGtgattatttgatttttatatttcagataTTTAGCAGATGCTCTTatccaaaataaattaaaactagtATTATGCAAGTTTTATTAAAGTTGTCTTAagttatttgaaatattttgtgCTTATTCAACACCTCAAGTACtcttaaatacagtaaaatatatatttttacacaaaaaCTGTGggtgttatatatttttttaaatcattaagaCTTAATGCCTTGCAGTGGTTTGTAAACAGTTTGTCACATGCGAAGTGAAACCGCTGTGTTTTTACAACAACACCACACTTGAATGTGtgcatgaacactttaacatgcGTGAACTCTTTGCAAAACCTGAGTGCAAGTTTCAGTTGATATAGTTCTTCTACCACAATAACCTAAGTTTAAAGCTGTCAAAAAGTATACGTTAATATTTTAGCTCTTTATATGTACATATTCTTCTGTAGGTTGATGTTTATGCATTTTATCTGGAATTACTTTACAAtgatttttgcctttttaaaattcCTTTGAAAGATAATTTTGAACATTAAGTTTTGTCATTTAACTGTAACAGTAAACAAGTCAGGCCTAACAGGTATCAGGTTTAtatttttggtcacattttattttagggaacacgtattcaacattaatttgtTGCTTATTGGCATTCAAATAGTAACacattggctcttaattagtcattattaagttgttattaatgccttattctgcatggccttattatacaaccagtaagacattaactaagagttttccctcaataacctcagaattattgcttattagtagtaagtaagaaagttgttgtatatgagctACGATCTTAATatgattgtaatgtcaatcattactctacaaagtgacccactttgtagagtaatgattgacattacaatctaccagtcatcatccaaaaggagccaccagtcacgtcaaaggtctggagaaggtggttATTTGCCGTTTtaatggtttcgttcaccgctatgtaga
This is a stretch of genomic DNA from Centropristis striata isolate RG_2023a ecotype Rhode Island chromosome 4, C.striata_1.0, whole genome shotgun sequence. It encodes these proteins:
- the st14a gene encoding ST14 transmembrane serine protease matriptase a, which translates into the protein MDYMDSGLRYTPKSDKDWDTSVQFLPASDNKKLEKKKGPGKVGAVIGVIVFAAVVALMTGLLVWHFHFRKDVRLKRMYSGSMRITNQVFENAYENSNSSEFKALAKQVTSQLKTIYSRSPQLTKYYVGSSVQAFSEGSVIAYYLSEFNIPSGQEASVDSAMSAMEKLVDKERRTANRPSNSLVLDDVVSSVLDSRLFTTSFSKFFKFSEHTRTNQMGQIQSPGFPNKPYPPNTFMQWQLRADPNYYIKLDFDTMNLEENCKNDFVKIYDSLVAIESRVMEEMCGYYSPSEPLTFLSSGNVMLVTMASNDKLNFPGFRARVTQVKRGSKGTTCGGQLTGETGNFSSPNFPNYYPPRTSCQWTIQVPANKAVKVTFRKFFLSEPGQENRKDCRKDYVEVNGKKLCGDQLDGPQTETSKDNRMNVMFYSDASYVDRGFDAWYEAIDVKDPCPKQFQCRNQRCIKMNLKCDGWNDCGDMSDELNCKCDAKRHISCKNGFCKPNFWKCDGVDDCGDRTDEENCGGCKSGEITCKNSKCVSEKKKCDGRDDCGDGSDELDCARTTATRCTDLTYRCKNNKCISKVNPECDGNQDCEDGSDELNCDCGRSMFKTSRIVGGQDAEDGEFPWQVSLHVKNYGHVCGASLISPRWLVTAAHCVQSDGRTRYDLPGTWEVYLGLHTQRTIGSAVVKKNLKQVISHPNYNAHTYDNDIALMELDSPVTYSDYIRPICLPAPQHDFPPGNTVWVTGWGATREGGFAARVLQKAQVRIINQTVCDKLMEGQLTSRMLCAGVLSGGVDACQGDSGGPLSSPSGSRMFLAGVVSWGDGCARRNKPGIYTTVTKFRGWIKEKTGV